A window from Agrobacterium tumefaciens encodes these proteins:
- a CDS encoding MFS transporter gives MANGPATAPDQKTRLKSIIGGSAGNLVEWYDWYVYSAFTLYFAPVFFPSGNQTAELLSAAAVFAVGFLMRPIGAWFMGTYADRKGRKAGLTLSVTLMCLGSLLIAITPGHETIGIAAPAILVFARLLQGISVGGEYGASATYLSEMAGKSRRGFFSSFQYVTLISGQLLALAVLLVLQRVLTPEQLGSWGWRIPFFIGGLLAIAVFYIRRGLAETQSFENARTDEAHKPKSSGWALFKHYPREALMVMALTSGGTLAFYAYTTYLQKFLVNTSGFSKESATEITTAALFVFMLCQPLAGALSDRVGRKPLMVGFGILGTLFTYLIFSTLATTTDPIMAFVLVLVGLLIVTGYTSINAVVKAEMFPAHIRALGVALPYALANTIFGGTAEFVALKFKQIGHENWFFWYVTIMIALSLVVYVKMRDTRDHSHIHED, from the coding sequence ATGGCAAATGGTCCCGCCACCGCGCCGGATCAGAAAACCCGTTTGAAATCGATTATCGGCGGCTCGGCGGGCAACCTCGTCGAATGGTATGACTGGTACGTTTATTCGGCCTTCACCCTTTATTTCGCGCCGGTCTTCTTTCCCTCCGGCAACCAGACCGCCGAATTGCTGAGCGCGGCCGCCGTCTTTGCCGTCGGATTTCTGATGCGGCCCATCGGGGCGTGGTTCATGGGCACCTATGCCGACCGCAAGGGGCGCAAGGCGGGCCTCACACTCTCCGTCACGTTGATGTGTCTCGGTTCGCTTCTGATCGCGATCACGCCCGGCCATGAGACGATCGGCATTGCAGCACCTGCCATTCTGGTTTTCGCCCGCCTTTTACAGGGCATCAGCGTCGGCGGCGAATATGGTGCGAGCGCCACCTATCTCAGCGAAATGGCCGGCAAGAGCCGCCGTGGCTTCTTCTCCAGTTTCCAGTATGTCACGCTGATTTCCGGCCAGCTTCTGGCGCTGGCGGTGCTTCTGGTGCTGCAGCGGGTTCTGACGCCGGAACAGCTCGGCTCCTGGGGCTGGCGCATTCCCTTCTTCATCGGCGGCCTGCTGGCAATTGCGGTGTTTTATATCCGCCGCGGCCTTGCCGAAACGCAATCCTTCGAAAACGCCAGGACCGATGAAGCGCACAAGCCGAAATCCAGCGGCTGGGCGCTGTTCAAACACTATCCGCGGGAAGCGCTGATGGTCATGGCGCTGACCTCAGGCGGCACGCTCGCCTTTTACGCCTATACAACCTATCTGCAGAAATTCCTCGTCAACACCTCGGGCTTCAGCAAGGAAAGTGCCACCGAAATCACCACGGCGGCGCTGTTCGTCTTCATGCTGTGCCAGCCGCTTGCCGGCGCGCTGTCGGACAGGGTGGGCCGCAAGCCGCTGATGGTCGGATTCGGCATTCTCGGAACCCTGTTTACCTATCTCATCTTCAGCACGCTGGCGACGACGACGGATCCGATCATGGCTTTCGTTCTGGTTCTGGTCGGGCTTTTGATCGTCACCGGTTACACCTCCATCAATGCGGTGGTGAAGGCGGAAATGTTCCCCGCCCATATCCGCGCGCTCGGCGTTGCCCTGCCCTATGCGCTGGCGAACACCATATTCGGTGGGACGGCGGAATTCGTGGCTCTGAAGTTCAAGCAGATCGGCCATGAAAACTGGTTCTTCTGGTATGTAACGATCATGATCGCGCTGTCGCTGGTGGTCTATGTGAAGATGCGCGATACGCGCGATCACAGCCATATCCACGAAGATTGA